The proteins below are encoded in one region of Gammaproteobacteria bacterium:
- a CDS encoding M28 family peptidase: protein MPSTTLRRFRSAAAGRRAAAPIPSIAAILSIVPILTFGPLAGLVLAASSPALVAQEAAPAIETIRQSDLRADLSFLAGDEMGGRLAGSPEGRIASAFIKSRFERLGLTPVGDGGSYYHSFNVVQTEVGEDNRLTVMLDRGVTLSRERGQDFYPLRESGTGTAGGEVVFAGFGISAPGLGHDDYRGVAGRIVLIVDHEPAESDPGSAFDGLVNSEAAAAYRKIAAAEAAGALGVLLVTDVHNHPGPVNFSAQAEGYWPSTPRRIGRYTLASRLDRISIPALRISPALAENLVSGTGRTLEELSRSAEAAGGIQPVMLPGVRVDISADVRRETRTERNVVGLIEGSDPELRDEWIIICAHFDHEGTDGAVVYNGADDDGSGTVGLIEIAEAYQEAAQRGESPRRSVLLAAWDFEERGLLGAWAWVENPLHPLEQTVAVLNMDMIGRNEEVVVGGGNRFRGLDVQSGESNANAINIMGTTRSADLRSEVEQANAVVGLEMRFRYDNHPIQLLRRSDHWPFMQAGVPALFYHTGLHPDYHRRDDVPERINWEKLEKVVRLVYQTSWSLARRPEGPARISER from the coding sequence ATGCCGAGCACGACTCTCCGCCGGTTCCGATCCGCCGCCGCCGGTCGTCGCGCGGCCGCCCCGATCCCGTCCATTGCGGCGATCCTGTCCATTGTCCCGATCCTGACCTTCGGCCCGCTTGCCGGCCTGGTCCTTGCGGCGTCTTCTCCCGCACTGGTGGCGCAGGAAGCCGCGCCCGCCATCGAGACGATCCGGCAGTCCGACCTGAGGGCCGACCTGTCCTTCCTCGCCGGAGACGAGATGGGCGGCCGGCTGGCCGGGTCCCCCGAGGGCCGGATCGCGAGCGCGTTCATCAAGTCGCGCTTCGAGCGGCTGGGGCTCACGCCGGTCGGCGACGGGGGCTCCTACTACCACTCCTTCAACGTCGTGCAGACGGAGGTTGGCGAAGACAACCGCCTCACGGTGATGCTCGACCGCGGGGTCACGCTCTCCCGGGAGCGCGGGCAGGACTTCTACCCCTTGCGCGAAAGCGGCACCGGCACCGCCGGAGGGGAAGTGGTGTTCGCCGGCTTCGGCATCTCGGCGCCCGGGCTCGGGCACGACGACTATCGCGGGGTGGCGGGCCGGATCGTCCTCATCGTCGACCACGAACCCGCCGAATCGGATCCCGGGAGCGCCTTCGACGGCCTCGTGAACTCCGAAGCCGCGGCCGCGTACCGCAAGATCGCTGCGGCCGAGGCGGCGGGCGCGCTGGGCGTGCTGCTGGTCACCGACGTCCACAACCACCCCGGCCCGGTCAACTTCAGCGCCCAGGCCGAAGGCTACTGGCCGTCGACCCCCCGGCGCATCGGCCGCTACACGCTCGCGAGCCGCCTCGACCGCATCAGCATCCCGGCCCTGCGCATCTCCCCCGCGCTGGCGGAGAATCTGGTCTCGGGCACGGGGCGCACCCTCGAGGAGCTCTCCCGTTCGGCCGAGGCGGCGGGCGGAATCCAGCCCGTGATGCTGCCGGGCGTGCGAGTCGACATTTCCGCGGATGTGCGCCGGGAGACGCGCACCGAGCGCAACGTCGTGGGGCTGATCGAGGGCTCCGACCCGGAGCTGCGCGACGAATGGATCATCATCTGCGCGCACTTCGACCATGAAGGCACCGACGGCGCCGTGGTCTACAACGGTGCCGACGACGACGGATCCGGCACGGTGGGGCTGATCGAGATCGCCGAGGCCTATCAGGAGGCCGCGCAGAGGGGCGAGAGTCCCCGGCGCTCGGTGCTGCTCGCCGCGTGGGACTTCGAGGAGAGGGGCCTGCTGGGCGCCTGGGCCTGGGTCGAGAACCCGCTTCATCCCCTGGAGCAGACCGTGGCCGTCCTCAACATGGACATGATCGGGCGGAACGAGGAAGTGGTGGTGGGCGGCGGCAATCGCTTCCGGGGACTGGACGTCCAGTCTGGCGAGTCCAACGCCAACGCCATCAACATCATGGGCACGACGCGCAGCGCGGATCTCAGGTCCGAGGTCGAGCAGGCGAACGCGGTCGTCGGACTCGAGATGCGCTTCCGTTACGACAACCACCCCATCCAGTTGCTGCGCCGGAGCGACCACTGGCCCTTCATGCAGGCAGGCGTGCCCGCGCTCTTCTACCACACCGGGCTCCATCCCGACTATCACCGGCGCGACGACGTGCCGGAGCGCATCAACTGGGAGAAGCTGGAGAAGGTTGTGAGGCTGGTGTACCAGACCAGCTGGAGTCTGGCCCGGCG
- a CDS encoding DUF5916 domain-containing protein → MITRTTRAGRRAGIMVPLGVAAFLAAGPLLAQNAQSDGNAGSGAPLPVIATATEVTEAPIVNGRLDDAAWQQASVMTGFTQREPMDGQPASERTEVRVVFDAEALYVGVWAFDSQPENITYGERIRDFEVTESDAIVFVLDTYNDDQNGFIFGTTPTGIEYDGQVANEGRGGGRFGGGGFGFNSRQRFQSGSGGGFNKNWDGSWTVATTTDGEGWYAEFRIPFNTLRYGNDAEAWGFNVARRIRRLNEESFWTPVPREFNLYRLNYAGDLEGLRPPFQRLATMTPYVLGSTARDYTSATETGFGQDGNVGGDVKFQVTQGLTLDVTYNTDFAQVEVDDQQLNLTRFRLNFPEKRPFFLENAGFFNVGGGGADLFFSRAIGIAEGQPVPIRGGARLSGRAAGLNVGLLHIETGGAEGLQDPQGYSVARLARELPNRSRIGGLFINKGGPEGNFNRTWAMDGALGIGEALTFSSFASRTDGPGTAGSEYGWDLSTGWTSRDLEINANVREIGEGFNPEVGFLPRRGYRYYQAFVMYKIRPSWLREVRPHVMYNTYHSRKTGVDRGFQESAFLHVDTHWEWPSGAQINTGMNLVTEGLYEPFRIRGTDVVVPEGTYRGWETNLVFNTNASARLSMSSSVNIGSFLSGSRWGGDGSVTFRPNASFSTSARVNYFDVSLAEGNFETVLLGLNFGYFFTPRVYLQSLVQYSNQVDSWSANLRFGWLNTAGTGLFIVYNDVQGFDYPAGLNHGGGRFVESGALARSVIVKFTRQFNVLGG, encoded by the coding sequence ATGATCACTCGAACCACACGAGCAGGGCGCCGTGCGGGCATCATGGTTCCACTCGGCGTTGCCGCCTTTCTGGCAGCCGGGCCGCTGCTTGCCCAGAACGCGCAGTCGGATGGCAACGCGGGCTCGGGGGCCCCGCTGCCGGTGATCGCCACCGCCACCGAGGTTACCGAGGCGCCCATCGTCAACGGCCGCCTGGACGATGCCGCCTGGCAGCAGGCCTCCGTCATGACCGGCTTCACGCAGCGCGAGCCCATGGACGGGCAGCCCGCCAGTGAGCGCACCGAGGTCCGCGTCGTGTTCGACGCCGAGGCTCTCTACGTCGGCGTGTGGGCGTTCGACAGCCAGCCCGAAAACATCACCTACGGCGAGCGCATCCGCGACTTCGAAGTGACCGAGAGCGATGCCATCGTCTTCGTGCTGGACACGTACAACGACGACCAGAACGGCTTCATCTTCGGCACCACCCCGACCGGCATCGAGTACGACGGCCAGGTTGCGAACGAAGGGCGCGGCGGCGGCCGCTTCGGGGGCGGCGGATTCGGATTCAACTCCCGCCAGCGCTTCCAGTCGGGCTCCGGCGGCGGCTTCAACAAGAACTGGGACGGCAGCTGGACCGTCGCGACCACGACCGACGGGGAAGGCTGGTATGCCGAGTTCCGCATCCCCTTCAACACGCTGCGGTACGGGAACGACGCGGAGGCCTGGGGCTTCAACGTGGCCCGGCGCATCCGGCGCCTCAACGAAGAGTCGTTCTGGACCCCGGTGCCGCGCGAATTCAACCTCTACCGCCTCAACTACGCCGGCGATCTCGAAGGACTGCGGCCTCCGTTCCAGCGCCTGGCGACCATGACCCCCTACGTGCTGGGCTCGACCGCTCGAGACTACACCAGCGCCACCGAGACCGGCTTCGGCCAGGACGGCAACGTAGGGGGCGACGTCAAGTTCCAGGTCACCCAGGGGCTCACCCTGGACGTGACCTACAACACCGATTTCGCGCAGGTCGAGGTCGACGACCAGCAGCTCAACCTGACGCGCTTCCGTCTCAACTTCCCGGAGAAGCGCCCGTTCTTCCTCGAGAATGCCGGGTTTTTCAACGTCGGCGGAGGAGGCGCGGACCTCTTCTTCAGCCGCGCCATCGGCATCGCCGAGGGCCAGCCGGTGCCGATCAGGGGGGGCGCGCGGCTCTCCGGCCGGGCCGCGGGGCTGAACGTGGGGCTGCTGCACATCGAGACCGGTGGAGCCGAGGGGCTCCAGGACCCGCAGGGGTATTCGGTGGCGCGGCTGGCCAGGGAGCTGCCCAATCGTTCCAGGATCGGCGGCCTGTTCATCAACAAGGGCGGACCTGAAGGCAACTTCAACCGCACCTGGGCGATGGACGGCGCGCTGGGCATCGGGGAGGCGCTCACCTTCTCGAGCTTCGCGTCGAGAACCGACGGACCGGGAACCGCAGGCAGCGAGTATGGCTGGGATCTCTCCACCGGCTGGACCAGCCGGGACCTCGAGATCAACGCCAACGTCCGCGAGATCGGGGAGGGGTTCAACCCGGAGGTGGGGTTCCTGCCGCGCCGGGGGTATCGCTACTACCAGGCTTTCGTGATGTACAAGATCCGGCCCTCGTGGCTCCGCGAAGTCCGGCCCCACGTCATGTACAACACCTACCACAGCCGCAAGACCGGCGTTGACCGGGGCTTCCAGGAGTCGGCCTTCCTCCACGTCGACACGCACTGGGAATGGCCCTCGGGGGCGCAGATCAACACCGGCATGAACCTGGTCACGGAGGGGCTCTACGAGCCGTTCCGGATTCGCGGCACGGATGTGGTCGTGCCCGAGGGGACGTACCGGGGCTGGGAGACCAATCTGGTCTTCAACACGAACGCTTCGGCCCGGCTGTCGATGTCGTCGAGCGTCAACATCGGCAGCTTCCTGAGCGGCAGCCGGTGGGGCGGCGACGGTTCGGTCACGTTCAGGCCGAACGCGTCGTTCAGCACATCGGCGCGCGTCAACTACTTCGACGTGAGCCTTGCCGAGGGGAACTTCGAGACCGTGCTGCTGGGGCTGAACTTCGGCTACTTCTTCACCCCGCGCGTCTACCTGCAGTCGCTGGTGCAGTACTCGAACCAGGTGGACAGCTGGTCCGCCAACCTGCGCTTCGGGTGGCTGAACACGGCCGGGACCGGCCTGTTCATCGTGTACAACGACGTGCAGGGCTTCGACTACCCGGCGGGGCTGAACCACGGTGGCGGGCGCTTCGTCGAGAGCGGCGCGCTGGCCCGTTCCGTCATCGTCAAGTTCACCCGGCAGTTCAACGTGCTGGGGGGATAG
- a CDS encoding DoxX family protein — translation MSGTNRGGFNELTLNVLRIVAALLFMQHGVQKLFGALGGNQVESLMSRFGVAGILEFGGGLLLAMGLFTRPVAFILAGEMAVAYFTAHLPQGFWPIMNQGELAMFYCFTWLFLFANGPGRYSLDAWRGGRGGGSQDG, via the coding sequence ATGAGCGGCACCAATCGCGGCGGATTCAACGAGTTGACCCTCAACGTCCTCCGGATCGTAGCGGCGCTGCTGTTCATGCAGCACGGAGTCCAGAAGCTGTTCGGGGCGCTCGGGGGCAACCAGGTGGAGTCGCTGATGAGCCGATTCGGCGTCGCCGGCATCCTTGAGTTCGGGGGAGGGTTGCTGCTGGCGATGGGGCTCTTCACCCGCCCGGTGGCGTTCATTCTCGCGGGTGAGATGGCCGTGGCCTACTTTACCGCCCACCTGCCGCAGGGGTTCTGGCCCATCATGAACCAGGGCGAGCTGGCGATGTTCTACTGCTTCACGTGGCTCTTCCTCTTCGCCAACGGGCCGGGCAGGTACTCGCTGGACGCGTGGCGTGGCGGTCGCGGCGGAGGGTCGCAGGATGGCTGA
- a CDS encoding CopD family protein: MGSTALVAGVGFLFWRQLRGFRDPLVPWQEDTSVLLSTDWGLSWRLMAIGALVTVAAFACAASDGRGSEFRRAAWIVASSLAGLMCAFPAFNGHAAATEGLRWISIPADIVHVLAAGSWIGGLFFVLIAELRERRQTGRGNALLAEVLPLFSQVALISGALLVGTGALASWLHVASLDAMVSTRYGRILLTKIGLVVIVMILGAVNWRVLTPKLWGVGGARPLRRNAIRELTVAHVVILIAALLAQTSPLEG; this comes from the coding sequence GTGGGTTCGACGGCGCTCGTGGCGGGTGTCGGGTTCCTCTTCTGGCGGCAGCTCCGCGGCTTTCGCGATCCGCTCGTGCCCTGGCAGGAAGACACTTCGGTGCTCCTGTCGACGGACTGGGGGTTGAGCTGGCGATTGATGGCGATCGGGGCGCTGGTGACGGTCGCTGCCTTCGCCTGCGCGGCATCGGACGGCCGGGGTTCGGAGTTCCGGCGCGCAGCCTGGATCGTGGCAAGCTCGCTCGCGGGGCTGATGTGCGCGTTCCCCGCGTTCAACGGACACGCGGCGGCCACGGAGGGCCTGCGCTGGATCTCGATTCCCGCGGACATCGTCCACGTCCTCGCCGCGGGAAGCTGGATCGGGGGACTGTTCTTCGTGCTCATCGCCGAACTCAGGGAACGCCGACAAACCGGTCGGGGAAACGCCCTGCTTGCCGAGGTCCTGCCGCTCTTTTCCCAAGTCGCGCTCATCTCGGGCGCCCTGCTCGTCGGGACGGGCGCGCTGGCGTCCTGGCTTCATGTTGCATCGCTGGATGCCATGGTCTCGACGAGATATGGGCGCATCCTGCTCACCAAGATCGGGCTTGTGGTGATCGTCATGATCCTGGGGGCCGTGAACTGGAGAGTTCTCACGCCGAAGCTGTGGGGCGTCGGCGGGGCAAGGCCTCTGCGCCGCAACGCGATCCGGGAGCTGACCGTCGCTCATGTGGTCATTCTGATCGCGGCGTTGCTGGCGCAGACGTCGCCACTCGAGGGCTGA